From the Sphingomonas suaedae genome, one window contains:
- the xylB gene encoding xylulokinase → MFLGIDIGTSGVKAVALDETGAVAGQGTAALTVQRPHPGWSEQDPAAWWLATTAAVQAIDPAVRRSIRGIGIAGQMHGATLLGADDQPLRPAILWNDGRSDLECEQLEAAVPDLRAVTGNIAMPGFTAPKLLWVRKHEPELFAQGRTVLLPKDYVRLRMTGDKASDVSDAAGTLWVDVARRDWSDAILAATGLSQAAMPKLYEGSEITGSLRPEVAELWGMPQVPVVAGGGDNAAGAVGVGVVRDGDALLSLGTSGVIFVATGDFRPNPARAVHAFCHCLPGMWHQMSVHLSAASCIDWVARLTGAAGAADLFARAEASGPGTGGELFLPYLSGERTPHNDAQVRGAFLGLDNDTDSGRLAQAVLEGVAFALADGLDALRDAGTQVSQLSVIGGGARSGYWGRIIAAAFEVPLVYLKGGEVGPALGAARLAQLAVDGGDPASVCAAPPVSQRIEPEPDLIDRLAPRKALFRQAYPRITPKKGL, encoded by the coding sequence ATGTTCCTGGGGATCGATATCGGCACGTCGGGCGTGAAGGCGGTGGCGCTCGACGAGACGGGCGCCGTCGCGGGGCAGGGCACCGCCGCGCTCACCGTCCAGCGGCCGCATCCCGGCTGGTCGGAGCAGGATCCTGCGGCGTGGTGGCTCGCGACCACTGCTGCGGTGCAGGCGATCGACCCGGCGGTGCGCCGCTCGATCCGCGGCATCGGCATCGCCGGGCAGATGCACGGCGCGACGCTGTTGGGCGCGGATGACCAGCCGTTGCGCCCCGCAATCCTATGGAACGACGGTCGCAGCGACCTTGAGTGCGAGCAGCTGGAAGCTGCGGTCCCCGACCTGCGCGCGGTCACCGGCAATATCGCGATGCCGGGCTTCACCGCGCCCAAATTGCTGTGGGTGCGCAAGCATGAGCCGGAGCTGTTCGCGCAGGGCCGCACCGTGCTGTTGCCCAAGGACTATGTCCGGCTGCGGATGACCGGCGACAAGGCGTCGGATGTGTCCGATGCGGCTGGGACGCTCTGGGTGGATGTCGCCCGGCGCGATTGGAGCGACGCGATTCTCGCCGCCACCGGTCTGTCGCAGGCGGCGATGCCGAAACTGTACGAGGGCAGCGAGATCACCGGATCGCTGCGCCCTGAAGTCGCCGAGCTGTGGGGAATGCCGCAGGTTCCGGTGGTCGCGGGCGGCGGCGACAATGCCGCAGGTGCGGTCGGAGTCGGCGTGGTACGCGATGGCGACGCGCTGCTCTCGCTCGGCACATCGGGCGTGATCTTCGTCGCTACCGGCGACTTCCGCCCCAATCCCGCGCGCGCCGTGCATGCCTTCTGCCACTGCCTGCCCGGCATGTGGCACCAGATGAGCGTCCATCTCTCGGCCGCCTCCTGCATCGACTGGGTCGCCCGCCTGACCGGCGCGGCGGGCGCCGCCGATCTGTTCGCCCGCGCCGAGGCGTCGGGCCCCGGCACCGGCGGCGAGCTGTTCCTGCCCTATCTCTCGGGCGAGCGGACGCCGCACAATGATGCGCAGGTGCGCGGCGCATTTCTCGGCCTCGACAACGATACCGATTCCGGACGGCTGGCACAGGCAGTGCTGGAGGGCGTCGCCTTCGCGCTTGCCGACGGCCTCGACGCGCTGCGCGACGCAGGCACGCAGGTTTCACAGCTGTCGGTCATCGGCGGCGGCGCGCGCTCGGGCTATTGGGGCCGGATCATCGCCGCCGCGTTCGAAGTGCCGCTCGTCTATCTCAAGGGCGGCGAGGTCGGACCCGCGCTCGGAGCCGCCCGGCTCGCCCAGCTTGCGGTCGACGGTGGCGATCCTGCCAGCGTCTGCGCTGCGCCGCCCGTGTCGCAACGCATCGAGCCCGAACCCGACCTCATCGACCGCCTCGCCCCGCGCAAGGCGTTGTTCCGCCAAGCCTATCCCCGCATCACGCCCAAGAAAGGTCTCTAA
- a CDS encoding right-handed parallel beta-helix repeat-containing protein, producing MRCARSILLLAMLALWMPGPSASAQSLPSGPTLPEVPAPTRDPDARHSIVIPIRPVPVPVVLHLAPDGSDEGDGSAARPIASFTRAQALVRRLNETNDVTVRIAPGTYRLAKPLRFTAEDGGRNGFVVRWEGAPGAYPVISGGTRVSGWQLADRARGIWRARIPTGIDPRQLTVNGALAPRARIEIPRTAVTFHPWGLAIVDPAWRSLADLSDQRRIEVEGMSWFTHRHAMVDRIDRDRIVMQQPGWRNNLVGYDTFARPVSAEVARLFLVNNLAFLREPGQWVADPAAGLLYYRPRAGEDMAQAEVIVPRLDHLMSIGGTLDLPVRDLEFRGLSFRHTSWLQPSGPEGYVSQQSGAYLAGELAGYPADPIRDCSWGCPAFERMRNHWRQQPAAIQVAAASRIVFDDNRFGQLGQIALGIGNNPDANATGIGLAATAIEVTRNEFRDLAGGAIMAGGISRDAHHPSRPELAVRDILIRDNRISHVSHDYKEQAAVLVTYASGAVIMHNDISDTPYDGIDVGWGWGINDPGGSAEYYRRHRSYYDQPGNIVYDTPTILRDTVIVGNRVGRVKQWFPDGGAIYHLSADPGALIARNYIYDVAGAGGIAIYLDEGSRYVTVRENVIDRVGGVWLNLNSQDTIAPRRTALDNRATGNWYNSGRIQGSWTDYLNNRAEGNVAVKGDVWPDAAQRVIAESGIRPLSGTAR from the coding sequence ATGCGGTGCGCGCGATCGATCCTGTTGCTGGCGATGCTGGCGCTCTGGATGCCAGGGCCGAGCGCAAGCGCGCAATCTTTGCCGTCCGGCCCCACGCTTCCCGAAGTACCAGCGCCGACTCGCGACCCGGACGCCCGCCATTCGATCGTCATCCCGATCCGCCCCGTGCCGGTGCCGGTTGTCCTGCATCTCGCGCCTGACGGATCGGACGAAGGAGACGGCTCGGCGGCCCGCCCGATCGCCAGCTTCACCCGCGCCCAGGCGCTGGTGCGCCGCTTGAACGAAACGAACGACGTTACCGTGCGGATTGCGCCGGGAACCTACCGCCTCGCCAAACCGCTGCGCTTCACCGCCGAGGATGGCGGCCGCAATGGCTTTGTCGTCCGCTGGGAGGGCGCGCCGGGCGCCTATCCGGTGATTTCGGGCGGCACCCGGGTCAGCGGCTGGCAACTTGCCGATCGTGCACGCGGCATCTGGCGCGCCCGCATCCCGACGGGGATCGACCCGCGCCAGCTCACCGTGAACGGCGCGCTGGCTCCACGGGCGCGGATCGAGATTCCGCGCACGGCAGTGACCTTCCATCCCTGGGGACTGGCGATCGTCGATCCGGCCTGGCGGTCGCTTGCGGACTTGTCCGACCAGCGGCGGATCGAGGTCGAGGGGATGAGCTGGTTCACCCATCGGCACGCGATGGTCGATCGGATCGACCGCGATCGCATCGTCATGCAGCAGCCCGGCTGGCGCAACAATCTGGTGGGCTATGATACGTTCGCGCGGCCCGTCTCGGCCGAAGTGGCGCGGTTGTTCCTGGTCAACAACCTCGCCTTCCTGCGGGAGCCTGGCCAATGGGTCGCCGATCCGGCGGCGGGCCTCCTCTACTACCGGCCGCGCGCAGGCGAGGATATGGCACAGGCGGAGGTGATCGTCCCCCGGCTCGATCACCTGATGTCGATCGGCGGAACGCTCGACCTTCCGGTGCGCGATCTCGAATTTCGCGGGCTTTCGTTCCGCCACACCAGCTGGCTGCAACCCTCCGGCCCTGAAGGCTATGTCAGCCAGCAGAGCGGCGCCTATCTCGCCGGAGAGCTCGCCGGTTACCCCGCCGATCCGATCCGCGACTGCAGCTGGGGGTGCCCTGCGTTCGAGAGGATGCGCAACCATTGGCGCCAGCAACCCGCGGCGATCCAGGTGGCGGCGGCAAGCCGGATTGTGTTCGACGACAACCGTTTCGGACAACTGGGCCAGATCGCGCTCGGCATCGGCAACAATCCCGATGCGAACGCCACCGGGATCGGGCTTGCGGCGACCGCGATCGAGGTGACCCGCAACGAATTTCGCGACCTTGCGGGCGGCGCGATCATGGCGGGCGGAATTTCGCGTGACGCGCACCATCCTTCGCGCCCCGAGCTCGCGGTTCGCGACATCCTGATCCGCGACAACCGCATTTCGCACGTATCGCATGATTACAAGGAACAGGCCGCTGTGCTCGTCACATATGCCAGCGGCGCCGTGATCATGCACAACGACATTTCCGACACGCCCTATGACGGCATCGATGTCGGGTGGGGATGGGGGATCAACGATCCGGGCGGCAGCGCCGAATATTATCGGCGGCACCGGTCCTATTACGACCAGCCCGGCAATATCGTCTATGACACGCCGACGATCCTGCGCGACACGGTCATTGTCGGCAATCGCGTCGGCCGGGTGAAGCAATGGTTCCCCGATGGCGGCGCGATCTACCACCTCTCGGCCGATCCCGGGGCGCTGATCGCCCGCAACTATATCTATGACGTCGCCGGAGCGGGAGGGATCGCCATCTATCTCGACGAGGGATCGCGCTATGTGACGGTGCGGGAGAATGTGATCGACCGCGTCGGCGGCGTCTGGCTCAACCTCAATTCACAGGATACGATCGCCCCGCGCCGCACCGCGCTCGACAATCGGGCGACCGGCAACTGGTATAATTCGGGGCGCATCCAGGGAAGCTGGACCGATTATCTGAACAATCGCGCTGAAGGCAATGTCGCGGTGAAGGGCGATGTCTGGCCCGACGCGGCGCAGCGGGTGATCGCAGAAAGCGGGATCCGGCCGCTTTCAGGAACCGCACGCTAG
- the xylA gene encoding xylose isomerase: protein MPAANDYFAQFPTIAYEGPDSDNELAYRFYDKNRVVFGKTMEEYLRFAMCMWHTFCWPGSDVFGAGTFQRPWQANPDATQAAAQKRETALGFVQKLDLPFYCFHDVDVMEPASDVATYQRNFATAVDHLETLQGQTGRKLLWGTANLFSDPRYAAGAATSPDPEVYAWAALQVRSALDATKRLGGANYVLWGGREGYETLTNTDLKRELDNFGRFLSLVVEHKHKIGFTGTILIEPKPHEPTKHQYDFDTATVYGFLKHYGLEKEVCVNIEANHATLSGHTFEHEIATAAAFGIFGSIDANRGDHQNGWDTDQFPNSVEETTLAMLEIVRAGGFTTGGFNFDAKVRRQSVDADDLLHGHIGGVDVVAAALLNAERIIQDGRIDAFKTERYAGWDGELGQMIHRDGTSLSDIADHAVSANLSPRHRSGKQERLENLINRFV from the coding sequence ATGCCTGCCGCCAACGATTATTTCGCGCAGTTCCCGACCATCGCCTATGAAGGGCCGGACAGCGACAACGAGCTTGCCTACCGCTTCTACGACAAGAACCGCGTCGTGTTCGGCAAGACGATGGAGGAGTATCTCCGCTTCGCCATGTGCATGTGGCACACCTTCTGCTGGCCCGGTTCCGACGTGTTCGGCGCGGGCACCTTCCAGCGGCCCTGGCAGGCAAATCCCGACGCGACACAGGCGGCGGCGCAGAAGCGCGAGACCGCGCTCGGCTTCGTCCAGAAGCTCGATCTGCCCTTCTACTGCTTCCACGATGTCGACGTGATGGAGCCGGCGAGCGACGTCGCGACCTATCAGCGCAACTTCGCGACCGCGGTCGACCATCTCGAAACGCTGCAGGGGCAGACCGGTCGCAAGCTGCTCTGGGGCACCGCCAACCTCTTCTCCGACCCGCGCTATGCCGCGGGCGCGGCGACCAGCCCCGACCCCGAAGTCTATGCCTGGGCCGCGTTGCAGGTCCGCTCGGCGCTCGACGCGACCAAGCGGCTGGGCGGCGCCAACTATGTGCTGTGGGGCGGTCGCGAGGGCTATGAGACGCTGACCAACACCGATCTCAAGCGCGAGCTCGACAATTTCGGACGGTTCCTCAGCCTCGTGGTCGAGCACAAGCACAAGATCGGCTTCACCGGCACGATCCTGATCGAACCCAAGCCGCACGAGCCGACCAAGCATCAGTACGATTTCGACACCGCGACGGTGTACGGCTTCCTCAAGCATTACGGGCTCGAGAAGGAGGTCTGCGTCAATATTGAGGCGAACCACGCCACCCTGTCGGGCCATACCTTCGAGCATGAGATCGCGACTGCCGCCGCCTTCGGCATCTTCGGATCAATCGACGCCAATCGCGGCGATCACCAGAATGGCTGGGACACCGACCAGTTTCCGAACTCGGTCGAGGAAACGACGCTGGCGATGCTCGAAATCGTCCGCGCGGGCGGCTTCACCACCGGCGGCTTCAACTTCGACGCCAAGGTGCGCCGCCAGTCGGTCGATGCCGACGATCTGCTCCACGGCCATATCGGCGGCGTCGACGTCGTCGCGGCGGCGCTGCTCAATGCCGAGCGGATCATTCAGGACGGCCGCATCGATGCGTTCAAGACGGAGCGTTATGCCGGCTGGGACGGCGAACTGGGCCAGATGATCCATCGCGACGGCACCAGCCTGTCCGACATCGCGGACCACGCCGTCAGCGCCAACCTGTCGCCCAGGCATCGCTCGGGCAAGCAGGAGCGGCTGGAAAACCTCATCAACCGCTTCGTGTGA
- a CDS encoding glycoside hydrolase family 43 protein — MRYPTLPLVILGACLAACNAGTAGNQAEPEANTSVARAPDGREYISQPLVTEIFTADPSAHVFDGKIYVYASHDIDAGIADDDLGNQYAMRDYRVLRMDRIGGPVTVGPVALDVKDVPWASQQMWAPDAAYKNGTYYLYFPARDRTKDKNGIGAFRIGVATSKNPMGPFTPEPNYIPGSFSMDPAVFTDADGTSYMYFGGIWGGQLQRWKDGVYDPNGSDTDLMQDDKPAISGKVVKMNTDMKTFAEPVRDAVILDEKGNPILGGDHDRRFFEAAWVFKRGGKYYYTYSTGDTHFVNYAIGDNPYGPFTFKGHILKPVQGWTSHHSIVEWNGKWWLFYHDTQLSGKNHLRNVKVTELKFNDDGTIPTIDPFR, encoded by the coding sequence ATGCGATACCCGACCCTTCCGCTTGTCATCCTGGGCGCCTGCCTCGCCGCCTGCAATGCCGGGACCGCGGGCAATCAGGCCGAGCCTGAAGCGAATACGAGCGTCGCCCGCGCGCCCGACGGCCGCGAATATATCAGCCAGCCGCTGGTGACCGAAATCTTCACCGCCGACCCTTCCGCGCACGTCTTCGACGGCAAGATCTATGTCTATGCCAGCCACGATATCGATGCGGGAATCGCCGATGACGACCTCGGCAACCAATATGCGATGCGGGACTATCGCGTGCTGCGGATGGACAGGATCGGCGGCCCGGTGACGGTCGGCCCGGTCGCGCTTGACGTAAAGGACGTGCCCTGGGCCTCGCAGCAGATGTGGGCACCCGACGCCGCGTACAAGAACGGCACCTATTATCTCTATTTCCCGGCGCGCGACAGGACCAAGGACAAGAACGGCATAGGCGCGTTCCGCATCGGCGTCGCGACCTCGAAGAACCCGATGGGGCCGTTCACGCCCGAACCCAACTATATCCCCGGCAGCTTCTCGATGGACCCCGCCGTCTTCACCGACGCGGACGGTACCAGCTACATGTATTTCGGCGGCATCTGGGGCGGGCAGCTCCAGCGCTGGAAGGACGGGGTCTATGATCCCAACGGCTCCGACACCGATCTGATGCAGGACGACAAGCCCGCCATCTCGGGCAAGGTCGTCAAGATGAACACGGACATGAAGACGTTCGCGGAACCCGTGCGCGACGCGGTGATCCTGGACGAGAAGGGCAATCCGATCCTGGGCGGCGACCATGACCGGCGCTTTTTCGAGGCCGCATGGGTCTTCAAGCGCGGCGGGAAGTACTATTACACCTATTCCACCGGCGACACGCACTTCGTGAACTATGCGATCGGCGACAACCCCTATGGCCCGTTCACCTTCAAGGGGCATATCCTGAAGCCCGTGCAGGGCTGGACGTCGCACCATTCGATCGTCGAATGGAACGGAAAATGGTGGCTGTTCTACCACGACACCCAGCTCAGCGGGAAAAACCACCTGCGCAACGTCAAGGTGACCGAGCTGAAGTTCAACGACGACGGCACCATCCCCACCATCGATCCCTTCCGCTGA